Sequence from the Nilaparvata lugens isolate BPH chromosome 10, ASM1435652v1, whole genome shotgun sequence genome:
gtgggagtaagagaagaaagaagagaagatgagTAGAGggaaatttataagaataagagtaaggaggagagagaaaagagaataTTAGCAGTAAGGTagggaggaggagaggaaggatAGAGATAAATAGGTGGAGATATAGTTAGAGAGGACGCACAAGAAGGTGTTCTAAGACCCTGAACAATCAATCATGTGGAATGGCGGCAGGAGTTAGGAGAGCAGAATTAGCCCCATAACCATCTGCGGATTGTTGAACAAGTATTACTGTAACTCCCCGACAATCAACGCTTGATTGAGAAGCTCTAAACTGCCATTACTCAACTTTGTTGCGTTCACAAAGCAGTTACTGTATTTTCCGTATGGATGCTTGTTTGATGACTTATGTGTTGTTATTGTTAAGGTTATAGCATGTTGGACAGCAAGTTTGTAGAGTGCAGGTGGTTCTATACATTCagttatagtgagattcacttcaaatagTCAGTATTCCTAAGTTAATCATGATTTCCCAACTTCCCATTAACTAATCTTGAAAATATGAAGTGAATCTTCACTTCTccttcatccttctccttctcctactccttatATTCTGATGAATCTTCACTTCTccttcatccttctccttctcctacttcttatATTCTGATGAATCTTCACTCCTccttcatccttctccttctcctactccttatATTCTGATGAATCTTCACTTCTCCTTCATCCTTCTCTTTTTCCTACTCCTTATATTCTGATGAATCTTCACTTCTccttcatccttctccttctactactCCTTACATTCTGATGAATCTTCACTTCTccttcatccttctccttctcctactccttatATTCTGATGAATCTTCACTTCTCCTTCATCCTTCTCCTTATCCTAATATTCTTTTGCCTTCTGCCAACCACGGTTTAGACATGACCTGCCTGTTCCGGTCCTTGACATAAGGGCGTTCTAGCAGctcttttccaatatttttgaatctcaaTTTTGATCCCTTTATGAATTCTACTACAACGGTTATTTATCGATTAAGTGGAATAACAAATTCAACCTGATActagattaaaaataaaagattAGTAAGAGAGGAAGGATCAGAGAACAGTAAGAGCAAGAAGAAGTGAAAAGAAGAAAACAAGGATAAGAATACCGTTAGATGAAGgacagaagaaaaagaagagcaaatgctcatgagcaagagcatggagcataaggttttgctcatgagcaaaaggtagaagcaaaagcatttgctcatttttatatgaataagctttaccttaccttatgctcctgaactctagagcaaatgctcacgttttttaaagatttttcatcagctgattcgcttttgtagtcttactttgtttttatagcttacggaagcgctaaatatgcaagtagggtgcaccgcttgtgtttgcgtcgtctgctctgttttctagttatgaatagagttttaggttagttgagtttagaattttgaaataatagcgtgaaaaaatgtcatctctataataatcttcagcatattcttataatatagtGTACGGATACGGATAGTACAGTCTACGGACTTTGTGAAGAACGGACGAATTTTGTTTTGCTCTCGTTATCTCGTTATCTCTCAATTTGTGCCTGTCGTCTTTCACTCGTTCAATGTTGTTCTAGTAAATCTAACCTAATTCCGTACTCAAATATAATTTGTTAAAGTGACTATTTCTTCGTTGTAACTACTTCTTCCACTTGTAGACGGTATGAGTGCATGCGGGATTTGCTCCGTAGTCCTTGCGAGGACCGAGAAGGATAAAATCAAATGTGGTCAATGTAAGGACATGTACCATGCTAAGTGTGTAAATCTCACCGCTGTTGAACTGCAACATATCGCTGGTAAGCCGTGGTCGTGTAGTAAATGCCTTAAAATGAAGAGACTTAATCGCTCATTGACGGAAGGTGATATTTCGGTGAGTAATGTCGATTCATTTGATTACACTGATGCTTTCGTGACTGAACCGCTGACTTTGGATCGAGTCAAAGTGTTGATCTCGGACTGTTTGAAAGAGTTTATTGTTCAAATGGACGAAAAAATCTCAAACTCCTTGCTTCCTATTAGTGCTAATCTTGCTAGTAATAATGAGCTCCTGAAAGAATTGCAGAAGACTATCGCTAGTCAGAATGAAACTATCAAGTGTCTCCGTTCCGAAAATGTAGAATTGAAGCATAAAGTGATTAAACTCAGTAGTGATTTTGATGATTTGGAACAATATTCGCGTAGAGAATGTATCGAAATACACGGTGTTCCCGAGGCGAGAAATGAAAATTTGCAAAAGCTATTCCAGGATGTAGGGAAagcaattaaatttaaaaagggcTACGAGGCAGTCAGCTGTTGTCATCGACTGAAAAAGCGCAACAATCAAGCTACACCTGGGATAATAGTAAAGTTCACGAGGAGGGAGGATGCGGAGGACTTCATTCAGTTGAAGAAGGATAAGGGAGTTCTAACTACACGTGATGTTGGTCTGACTGGAGCCAATCACATATTCATCAACGCATCGTTAACGGCAAAGCGTAGAGTCCTGTTCGGGAAGGCCAGACAGCTGGTGAAAGCCGCTAAAATCAAATACCTGTGGGTGGATCGAGCTGGAAGAATCAAGGCAAGGGTTGTGGACGGTGGACCTGTATCTGTGATTCAATCGGACGACGATTTGCTGCCCTTTTCTCGATTTGCTGACACTTCGCAATAATTGGttattctaattgaataaactttaaaatgaacaatcaGTTTGATCTCGTGCTTTGAGTGAACTATTTTGATTGAGTATTCTTGTTATTGtttatcagttttttatttatttcttgtttttatatTGTGTGCATGCATATTTAATGGGCTGTctctattaataattaatattctttctTTGGTTATGAAAGTGAATATGCAACTGCAGGTGAATGGCTCTAACAATCTGTTTGATGTCATGCATGGAatgaatgtttttattattatttatttgttttaatatCGCATAATAGTATTTATcttgtttcatttttataggctcccttttttatattatttctttgcTTATGTGAGTTAATATTCTGCTGCAGGTGAGTGGTTTATCAGTCAGTTTGATTTCATGCATTAATGAATTATCGGTGATGAGTGCGGAATGGGTTTATCCGTTCATCTTATTCCATATCTTAactgtttttattctattttaatttgtactttcaattttaatagtACTATTACCATCCAATCATTCtatttgtttttcttctatttattaaaaattgttactgtcatggagagagtgaatgagcagcataaatatttatcaatatactATCAAAATGTTAGAGGTTTGAGGACAAAGACACACTCATTTCTGACTTCACTCCTGGCTTCTGATTATGATGTTATTGTTATCACTGAGACGTGGTTGTGTAATGGAATCATGGACAGTGAGTTGTTCACCGACTCCTATATTATTTATCGGAGAGATAGGCCACAAGGTATGGGCGGTGGGGTCCTGATTGCTGTTAATCGTAGGGTTCGCTCTAATCTATGTCCCTGTTTAACTCTTGATCCGTACGAGAGTCTTGGTGTCAATATCAACTTTGAGGGTGTTAGCCATACAGTAATCGCTGTTTACATTCCTTGCTCTTCTAGCTTTCAGTACTTCGATACCTATTTGAGTCACCTGGAATCTTGTTATGCAGCTATTGGTGATAAGTTGATCTTTTTGGGGGATTTTAACTTACCTGAAATTACCAATGATAGGTATTGTTTGGAGCTGGGCTCTCCTTCTGCCAGAAGATTGGCCTCTTTCGTTAACTTTTATGAGCTGGCTCTCTGTAATacagttcttaattgtaataatCGTATCTTGGACTTGGTCTTTTCCAGCATTGACATTAATGTCGAGCGTTGTGATTATTTCCTGGTTCCAGAGGATGCTCACCATCCATCGCTTGTCATTACAGTTCAGATGTTGTCCACATTTCCTAATTCCCGTTCGAATTGTATTGAACTGTATGACTTCAGGAGGGCGGACTATCTCATGCTTTATACTCAGTTGAGAGATTGTCATTGGGAACTCATTTATAATTCTTCTGGTGTGGATGAAGCTGTTGATATATTTTACAACTTCATCTATGAGTGCTTTGATAATTGTGTGCCAAAGAGGAGGGTCAGGCCGGGAGGCACTAAATATCCACCATGGTTTAATGCTGAAATAATAGGATTAATGAAAAGGAAGGATAGGTGTGCTAAAAAGAAGAGTTTCTCTTTATACCACTTGGAACAATTTAAAAGCTTGAGAACTCGGGTCAAGCAGTTGATTGCTCGGCAATATAGTAACTATATATCCAGGGTGGAGTCGGGTATCAAAAGTGATGTCAAGAGCTTTTGGGGTTTTGTCAACTCAAGGAGAACTAATGGCTCTACTCATGAAGGTATGCATTTGGGTGACCAGGTTTTTGGTTTGCATGATTTGCCGGATGGCTTCgctcaatatttttcttcagttttttctGATGACACACACTTGGCTGATGTCGACGATGGCAACATCAATCCTGGAATTAATATCCCTTCCCTTTCAATTGGTTCTATTGACCTGAGTACAATATTGGCAGCAATTGGTAATCTGAGACCTAGTTCTGGCTGTGGCCCTGACAATGTTCCTCCATttattgtaaagggttgtgctGAAATACTGGGTCCTCCCATGAAGTTCATCTTTGATCTGTCCTTGAGGTCTTCAGTGTTCCCCACCAGATGGAAAATTGGTAAGGTTATTCCCATATTTAAGTCTGGAAGAAGGAATGACATATCCAACTTCCGCCCAATAACTCAATTGTCACCTTTTGCTAAGGTATTTGAGAGAGTGCTTTATGATTGTGTGATTTGTCATATTAGTCCCTTTTTATCTAATAGTCAGCATGGTTTCCTGAGGGGTCGCTCAACCACAACTAACTTGCTTGAGTTCACAGCTGATGTTTCAGAGGCGCTTGATGTTGGGGGTAGAGTGGATGTAGTATACACTGACTTTTCCAAGGCTTTTGATAGAATCAGTCATAAGCGGCTTGTTTGCAAATTATCTAGTTTTGGTTTGGTGCCTCAGCTTGTTAGTTTCTTTTCTGACTACCTGAGTGATCGTCTTAATTATGTTTCTgtcttgaatttgaaatctagcACTTATGTCAGTTCTTCTGGTGTGCCTCAGGGTAGTAATTTGGGTCCTTTGTTGTTCTTAATGTTTATTAATGACCTACCTGGCTGCCTGTTGCAATCCAATTGTTtgatgtttgctgatgacttgAAGATCTACAGGAGGATTGATTGCCATAATGACTCTGTTCTGCTGCAAAGTGACCTGGATTTTGTCTCGGGGTGGTGCACGGATAACGGCCTCGATCTCAATGTTGGCAAATGTAAATTTATGGTCTTCACTCGTAAGCTGAATtatcctattttcaattatagaattaACGGCTTTCAACTCTCTAGAGTCGATATTTTCAAGGATCTGGGTGTATTGTTTGATTCTTCTCTGAGTTTTGCTCCCCATGTCCATTCTTTGGTTGGTAGGGCTAATAGGATGCTGGGTTTCATCATGAGATCTACGGCTGGGTTCAGAGATGTTGAAGGCTTGATGGCTCTCTTTCCTAGCCTTGTTCGGAGCTTGCTTGAATATTGCGCGGTGGTTTGGGATCCCCATCTGGTGGGTCTGATACAtgagattgaaattgttcagaataaatttttgagattgttatTTTGTAGAAAACAGAATCGTCCTTGTCCTTTGGGGTTTCCAACTGGTGTGTTGCGCAGCATGTTCGGCTTTGAGACTTTGGCATCCAGACGGAAGGTACTTTCTTGTTTATTCCTCTATGGTCTTGTGAACGGTTCCGTGAGCAGTCCTAATCTGTTGGCAAGGCTGAATTTTAAGGTTCCTGTCTTCAATAATCGTAATCGGCAAGAGTTCTCAATCTGTAGATGTAACACGGTTGGTCATTATTACTCACCAATGAATCGTATTCCTCGTATATTCCTCTGCTGTGATGGTCAGGTGGATCTCTTTTGCTTGTCTAAATGGAGCTTCAAGAGAAAAATGTCGCCATTCTTCAATTGAAGAGTAATATAGACCTGTTGTTCTTAATTTACTCTGGTTCACAATGGCCTTTTTTTTGTTCTCTCCATGGTCACCCTTTTTCCACTAACtaacttttaatattttttccacttCCCTTTTGATCCCTTTTTGTCTAGTTATTTTATCACTTCTCTTAGAACCATATGTAATACGTAGGTTATATGTTGTTATTTTATGTGGTTATGATTGAccttattgaataatcaaaattcaaattttatcatttacCTTTAACATTgttcttttctttttcagagtagctattatactatttttcttttctgttttTCACATGTACCATTTAAACATtctcttttattaattttctagtatttatatatatctatttttttgtaataattttttataatgtatttcctgtattcatgagtgcgttttgggctgttatgcctgttgcactcctagatttttgtaagaataaataaataaatagatagataaataaataaataaataaataaataaataaataaataaataaataaataaataaataaataaataaataaataaataaataaataaataatgtcgAGCGTTGTGATTATTTCCTGGTTCCAGAGGATGCTCACCATCCATCGCTTGTCATTACAGTTCAGATGTTGTCCACATTTCCTAATTCCCGTTCGAATTGTATTGAACTGTATGACTTCAGGAGGGCGGACTATCTCATGCTTTATACTCAGTTGAGAGATTGTCATTGGGAACTCATTTATAATTCTTCTGGTGTGGATGAAGCTGTTGATATATTTTACAACTTCATCTATGAGTGCTTTGATAATTGTGTGCCAAAGAGGAGGGTCAGGCCGGGAGGCACTAAATATCCACCATGGTTTAATGCTGAAATAATAGGATTAATGAAAAGGAAGGATAGGTGTGCTAAAAAGAAGAGTTTCTCTTTATACCACTTGGAACAATTTAAAAGCTTGAGAACTCGGGTCAAGCAGTTGATTGCTCGGCAATATAGTAACTATATATCCAGGGTGGAGTCGGGTATCAAAAGTGATGTCAAGAGCTTTTGGGGTTTTGTCAACTCAAGGAGAACTAATGGCTCTACTCATGAAGGTATGCATTTGGGTGACCAGGTTTTTGGTTTGCATGATTTGCCGGATGGCTTCgctcaatatttttcttcagttttttctGATGACACACACTTGGCTGATGTCGACGATGGCAACATC
This genomic interval carries:
- the LOC120353350 gene encoding uncharacterized protein LOC120353350: MGLSVHLIPYLNCFYSILICTFNFNSTITIQSFYLFFFYLLKIVTVMERVNEQHKYLSIYYQNVRGLRTKTHSFLTSLLASDYDVIVITETWLCNGIMDSELFTDSYIIYRRDRPQGMGGGVLIAVNRRVRSNLCPCLTLDPYESLGVNINFEGVSHTVIAVYIPCSSSFQYFDTYLSHLESCYAAIGDKLIFLGDFNLPEITNDRYCLELGSPSARRLASFVNFYELALCNTVLNCNNRILDLVFSSIDINVERCDYFLVPEDAHHPSLVITVQMLSTFPNSRSNCIELYDFRRADYLMLYTQLRDCHWELIYNSSGVDEAVDIFYNFIYECFDNCVPKRRVRPGGTKYPPWFNAEIIGLMKRKDRCAKKKSFSLYHLEQFKSLRTRVKQLIARQYSNYISRVESGIKSDVKSFWGFVNSRRTNGSTHEGMHLGDQVFGLHDLPDGFAQYFSSVFSDDTHLADVDDGNINPGINIPSLSIGSIDLSTILAAMVI